From Oceanidesulfovibrio indonesiensis:
GCGTGGACTTCTCCCTGTACAAGCAGAACACGTTGATGCGGCGCATCGAACGCCGCCTCGCCGTGACGCAGATCACAAAGCTCGAAGGCTACATCGATTATCTCAGCCGGAACCCGGCGGAGCAGGAACAGCTTTTCAAGGAATTTCTCATCTGCGTCACCCGCTTCTTTCGTGATCAGGAAGCCTACGAGATCATCCGCGAGCGGGTCGTTCCTGAAATATTCCGCCAGAAAGGACCGGAGGAAAAGATACGCGTATGGGTGGCGGGCTGCGCAACGGGCGAGGAGGCGTACTCCCTGGCCATGCTGTTCATGGAGTACAAGAACACGCACGACCGGCGCAACGAGGTCAAGATTTTCGCCACGGATGTGGATTCTGACTCCCTCGAATTCGCCAGCGCTGCCATGTACCCGGAAAGCATCGCTGCCGATCTGACCCGGGAACAGCTCCAGCGTTACTTCATTCGCAAGGGCGACCGCTGCCAGGTAGTCAATCCGCTACGCGAGATGGTCATCTTCGCCAAGCACAACGTGTTTCGCGATCCGCCCTTCAACAAAATCGACCTCGTCGCCTGCCGCAATCTGCTTATCTACCTGCAACTGCCGTTGCAGAAACGGGTGTTCCAGCACTTCAACTTTGGTCTGAACCAGAACGGTTTCCTGTTTCTGGGCTCCAGCGAGACCATCGGCACGTTCACGAATCTGTTCAGTACGTATGATGCGCGCTGGAAGATATACCGCTCCCGGGGCAAGCAGGTGCCCCTGCCTTCGGAAAGCTTTGCCGTCTCCACGGTGCGGCACAAGCCCTCCAAGCCGGAAACGGTGTTCGAAACCTTCGTTACGGACGTGCAGGACGACCAGCGCAAGACCCTGGCGTCCATCTACGAGAAACTTTTCGAGGAGTACGTGCCGGCGTGCTGCGTGGTAAACGAACAGCTGGAACTCGTGCATCTTTCCGGCGACGTGAGCGACTATCTCTCGCTCAAGCCGGGCGACATCAATCTGAAGATCACGACGCTTGCACGAAAGGAGCTGGCCGTTTCCCTGGAAACCGGCCTGAACAAGGCGCTGCGCGAACGTACGCGGGTGCGTTACGATAAAATTCGCACCGGCGACGATGATGCCCGTTCCTGGATAACGCTCATAATCAAACCGTTCATGGACGAGAAATCCAGACAGCAGATGCTGCTCGTGGTGTTCGAGCGGCACGAAAAGCAGGAATCGGGCGGGGTGCGGGCCAGCCAGGATGATGAGGCGTGTTCGTCGAGCCGGTTTCAGGACCTTGAGCACGAGCTCAACTTCACCAAGGAGAATCTCCAGGCGGTCATCGAGGAGCTGGAAACCACCAACGAAGAATTGCAGGCCACCAACGAGGAGTTGCTGTCCTCCAACGAAGAACTGCAAAGCTCCAACGAGGAACTGCAATCCGTCAACGAAGAACTGGTGACCGTCAACTCCGAGTACCAGTCCAAGATCCACGAGCTCACCGTTCTCAACAACGACATGGACAACCTGCTCGCCTCCACGGACATCGGCACGGTGTTTCTGGACGACAACCTCACGATTCGGAAGTTCACTCCCGCGGCGAGCGGGACCATGAACCTGCTGGAGAGCGACATTGGCAGGCCGCTGGCCCATCTCGCCCATAATTTCGAATACGATACGCTGCTTCAGGACTGCCGCCGCGTGCTCAGCACCAGGCGTCCCCAGGAGAGGGAGGTTCAGCAGAAAAACGGCGACTGGTATCTGCTGCGCATCCGGCCCTACAGGGACGAGACCGAAGCGGTTTCCGGCGTGGTCCTCAGCTTCGTGGACATCACTGCGCTCAAGAAAAACAGCATGGAGCTCGCAAAGCTCTCCAAGGCCGTGGAACTCAGCCCTTCCATCATCGCCATTACGGACAGCAAGGGCGTTATCGAGTACGTGAACCAGCGGTTCCAGGAAGTTTCCGGCTACTCCAGGGACGAGGTCATGGGCAAGACGCACCGTCTGCTCAAGTCCGGCGAGATGGACGACGAATCCTACGCCGCCATGTGGCGCAGTTTGGAAGCAGGCGAAAGCTGGGAGGGCATTTTCCTCAACAAGCGCAAGGATGGCCGCAACTACTACGAGCACGCGAACATCGTTCCGGTGGAAGACGACGACGGCACGGCGATCCATTACCTCAAAGTCGCCGAGGACATTACCGAGCGCAAGAAGGCGCAGGATATGCTCGAGTACTCCCGGCGGCGCATGCTCGACATTCTGGAGAACACCACCGACAGCTTTTTCGAGGTGGACGGCCTGTGGCGCTTCACGTTTGTAAACGAAAAAGCCCTGGCCACCTTCGGCAAGAGCCGGCGAGAACTGCTCGGTCGTTCGGTGTGGGCGGCATTTCCGGAACTCCTCGGCACCATTGTCCAAAAGCGACTTGAGCACGCGCTGGAAGCCATTGGAGGCGTGACCTTCGAGGCGTATATTCCGGAGTGGTGCAAGTGGCTGGAGTTCCATGCGTTTTCACATTCACGGAAAGGGTTGCTCGATCAGTTCGGCGAGGAGTTGTATCCGGAAAGGCTTTCCGTCTACTTCCGCGACATCACGCGGTTCAAGGATTCCCGCCAGACCCTGGAGCGTAGCGAAGAACGGTTCCGCACGACAGTCCAGCACGCTCCCGTCGGCATGGTCCAGGTGGATGCTGGCGGACACTTTCTGCTGATCAACGAGCAGTTCTGCGAGCTTACGGGGTTCACGAGCGAGGAGCTGGAACGGCTCACGTTCCAGGATCTGACTGTGCCGGACGATCTGGGCGAGAGCGTGACGCTGTTTCGCAACCTGCTTGCCGGCAAACAGGACAGTTACAGTCTTCGTAAACGGTATCAACGCAAGGACGGCGACGTGGTTTGGGTGCAGATTTCCGCTTCGGCGGTGCGCGATTCACAAGGAGAGTTCCTGTACGCCATAGGCGTGGTGGACAAGATTGATTGCGAACCAATGGAGTCCGGGAGCAGGCAGACATGAGCAGCAAACCACGCAGACGTGACCAGCACGGTGGCAAGGACTCCCGGTTCGAAGAGTTGCGGCAGAAAGCCGAGGCCCTGGTGGATGGCCGCGCTACTCCGATCCACGCGGATTCGATCGACGACGTCAAGGAGCTGCTTCACCAGCTCACGGTGTATCAGATCGAACTCGAATTGCAGAACGAGGAGCTCGTCTCCGCCCAATCCCGCCTGGAAGGTTCGCGCAACAAGTACATCAAGCTCTTTGATTTCGCGCCCACCGCATACTTCACCATCGACGAGGACGGACTCATACGCGAGTCGAACCTCGCCGGGTCGCAGCTCCTCGCCGTTGACCGTTCCATCCTCGCCAACAAGCCGTTCATCGCCTACCTCCACACCGATTCCCAGAACACGTTCTACAAACACCGCCAGAGCGTACTGCGCGAAGGCATGCAGCAGACGTGCCTGCTCACCATACGACCGCGCACGGGCGGCGAACGCATCGTGCGGATGCATTCGGTGCTTGTGGAGGAACTCGTGGCGGAGGATGAGCGGGACCGCGATCTGGACCCTGCTTCCGGCGAAAAAGTGACGTCCGCGGGGTACATTCTTGCCGCCGCCGAGGACATCACCGACCTGAAACGGACCGAAGAACTGCTCCACCAGGCCAAGCATGCTTCCGAAAAGGCGAACGAGGCCAAGAGCGAGTTCATGGCCCGCATGAGCCACGAACTTCGCACGCCCCTCAACGGCATCCTCGGCCTGACTCAACTGGTCATCGAATCCGCGCTTGACGCGGAACAGCAGTCCAACCTGAGCATGGTGCGCGAGTCGGCCCAGGAACTATTGAGCATCGTCAACGACATCCTCGACGTCTCCAAGGTGGAAATGGGCGTTCTGAGCCTCAAAAGTTGCGAGTTCTCCCTGCGCCGGGTTGTCCGGGATTGCGCCTCGGCGTTCGAGAACTCCGCGAAGGTCAAAGGAATATACTGCACCACGAAAATCGACCCGGAGATCGAGGACGCCTACATCGGCGATCCGTTGCGAATCAAGCAGGTGCTCACCAACCTCATCTCGAACGCCGTCAAGTTCACGCCCAAAGGCGGCGTGGAAGTCACGGTCAGCCAGGACGTCCAGCAGGCCGTTGCCGGCCGCCATCATCTGCGTTTCGAGGTTCGGGATACAGGAATCGGCATTCCGGAAGACCTGATCGACCAGATATTCGAGCGGTTTTACCAGGTGGATGGATCTTTTACCCGCTCCTTTGAGGGCACCGGACTCGGCCTGGCCATAGCCAAGAGTCTGGTGGAGATGATGGAAGGCGTCATCCAGGTACGCAGCGCGCCTGGCAAGGGCAGCGTGTTCACTTTCATCCTGCCTTTGGCTCCCGCTCTGGCCGAACGTCCCGCAAGTACAATTCCGGCAACGACGGAAGATGCGATGGTGGACGAGCAACCCGCAGAGCCGGAACAGACGCCTGTCCCACCAGTCTCTGTGTGCGAGCCGGTCCCCGGTCGGCGCAATCGTCCCGTCCTGCCGCCGCTATCGGTGCTGCTAGCCGAGGACAACGCCGTGAACCAGGCTTTCGCGCAACTCATTCTACGCCGGGAAGGGCATGAAGTAGTCACCGTGAGTAACGGCGAGGAGGCCCTGGAGGCCCTGGCACGGCAATCATTCGACGTCGTGCTGATGGACGTGCGCATGCCGGGCATGGACGGCGTGGAGGCCACGCGCCGGATACGCGCCGGCGAATCCTATGTGCTGGACGCGGAAATTCCCATAGTGGCCATGACGGCCCACAGCAGCATCGAGGACAGGGAGCGGTTTCTCAAGGCGGGCATGGACTGCTACGTGTCCAAGCCCATGAACTGGGAGCAGATACTCGAGGCGATGGCGGAAGCCCTGGATGTCCGGGGGCGAACCCCCGGACACGATTCGGCGTAACGGGATGTGTAAAAACGTCAGACTGATGCGTCGTTTCAGACATTTCTGAACAGCCTGCCGCAATGACAATTTCAACGATCAGGCAGGGTGTATTGCAGGCTGGGTGATTCGGTCTAAATTCCCGGATTCTGGTCCAGGCCGAACGCGTCGTGCAGGGTGCGCACGGCGAGTTCCAGATATTTCTCTTCGATCACACAGGATATTTTGATTTCCGAGGTGGAGATCATCATGATGTTGATGTTCTCCGAGGTCAGTGCGCGAAACGCAGTGCCGGCCACGCCCGAGTGGTTGCGCATGCCTACGCCGATGACCGAGACCTTGCACACGCCCAAGTCGTGCATGACCTCGGTGGCGCCGATGTCCTCAGCCACCTTCTCCAGCAGCTCCAGCGTCCGTTCCAGGTCGCTGCGGGAAACCGTGAACGTCATGTCCGTGCGGCCCTGCAGGCTCACGTTCTGGATGATCATGTCCACGAGGATCCCCGCGTCTGCGAGCGGCACGAAGATCGCCGCGGCCACGCCGGGGCGGTCCGGCACCTCGCGCAGGGTAACGCGGGCCTGATCCTTGTCGTAGGCGATTCCGGAAACCTTGACCTGTTCCATGGACGGATCCTCCTTGGTCACGAGAGTTCCCGAGGCGTCCGAGAACGTGGACCGCACCAGCACGGGAACATTATATTTTTTGGCAAACTCGACGGAGCGTATCTGCAGCACCTTGGCGCCCATGCTCGCCATTTCCAGCATCTCGTCGTAAGCGATGCGGTCCAGCTTGCGTGCACGGGAGCATAGGTTGGGGTCCGTGGTGTAGACGCCGTCCACGTCCGTGTATATCTCGCAGCGTTCCGCGTTCAGCGCGGCGGCGAGCGCCACGGCGGAAGTGTCAGAACCGCCGCGGCCAAGCGTGGTGATGCGTTGGCAATCGTCGCAGCCCTGGAATCCGGCGGCCACCAGCACGTCGTGCACTTCCATCTGTTTCTTGAGCTGCTCGGCGTCGATGGCCATAATGCGGGCTTTGCCGAAGTCGTTATCGGTGCGCATCGGCATCTGGAAGCCCAGGATGGACCGCGCGTTCCAGCCGGCATCCTTGAGCAGCATGGAAAAGAGCGCCACGGAAACCTGCTCGCCCGTGGCCACGAGCACGTCCTGCTCGCTCGGGTCGGGTCGCGAGGACCATTCCCGCGCCATTGTGAGCAGCCGATTGGTCTCGCCGGCCATGGCGGAAAGCACGCACACGACCTTGTAGCCCTCTGCCAGGGCCTTTTCCACTTTCGACTGTACCTGTCGCATGCACGTCAGGTCGGCGACAGACGTGCCGCCGAACTTCTGCACGAGGATTCGCATTGCTGCGCCTACCTTCTTATGGCTTCGCGCGGATTCTCTATCGCGTTCGAGGTCCGCACCGTGTTGTGGCGCTGGCTCAACTGCAATGTGGCAAACTGTCCAGCAGTTGAGCGCAAGCCGGCGTCGAAGCTGCGATGCAGGCGACGCGACCCGCCTCGCAGGAGTCTTCCGCAGGTTGGAGGGTTATGAGCAGCCAATGTTCCGGCAACTCGGACTCCGGTACGAGTTCACTCCATTCCATGACCACGATCCCAGGATGTTCGTCCAGAAGGTCAAGTATTTCCCAGTCCGCGGCGCCGCCGGCCAGCCGATACAGGTCGGCGTGCGCCACCTCGGGCGCCGTGGGGTAATGGTTCGCCAGAGTGAAGCTCGGGCTGGAGACCTCGGCATCGCCGCCGCCGGGCAGCGCCTGCACGAGTCCCCTGACCAGGGTGGTCTTGCCCGCTCCAAGGGGGCCGGTCAAGAGGAGTGTGCGGCAGCTCGGAGTTCCGCGTTCCCATTGCCGTCTCCAGGCAAGGCCCAGAGTGCGGCCGAGCGCCACCGTCGCCTCCTCGTCGGCGAGGAGCAGTGTCGTCTGTTCCTGAGAGTGCTCGGATTCCATGGCCGGTACGCGACGTGCGCCGTCCTTCAGGACTTGGCGTCTATGCGGTCCATCAGGGTGCGCAACACGTCTGCTTTGCCGATCACGCCCACGAGCGCGCCGCCGTCGACCACCGGAATGGTGTGCAGCTTTTTGTCCACCATGAGGCTTGCGACCTGATCGATGGAGGTGTCCGGGGTCACGGTGACCACTTTTCTGGTCATCACGCCGTCCACCGTGCTCGAAGCCATCTTTTCCAGCTCGCGCTCCAGGGAGGAGGGGTCGGAGAGCGGAATCATGGAGTCCAGCACCGTGAAAAACGAGGGCAGCCGTATCTGCTTCTGCTTGGTCACCAGATCGCTCTGGCAGATGATGCCCTGAAGCTGGCCGGCGTCGTCCACTACAGGCAGGCCGTTGAAGTGCTTGTCGAGCATGATCCGGACCGCCTCGACGGTGTCTGATTCCGGCTTAACGGTGACCACGTCCGTGGTCATGATGTCCTTGGCTTTGAGCATGTATCAACTCCTTGAGTGCCTGGGGCAGGGCGTGGGCTATCTCGCGAGCCATGGCGCCCCGTCCTGGGAGTGCGCGGGAAAGAATGCGGCCGGCCGAAGCGTGCCAATACACCCCGAGGCATGCCGTCGGCAAGGGGAGATCGGCAGAACCGTCGCGGCCCCGGAGCGCGGCGAGCAGACCGGCGAGCACATCGCCGGCGCCGCCTATGGCGAGCTCCGGGCAGGCGATGGCGCACAAAAAGCTCGTGACCTCGTCCTGCTCGGGAACCCGCTGAGCCACGACCGTGCCAGCGCCCTTGAGCACCAGGCAGCAGGGGTACAACGCGGCAAAGTCCTCGGCCACGGCAAAGCGGTTGTCGGCGTAGCGCTTCATGGCGGTGGCTTCGTCCACGGAATCCACGGCGGCGAGTAGCCTTGCCATCTCGCCGGGATGCGGGGTGACCACGTCGCTCTCCGTGAGCATGCCGAGCAGGGAAGGGCGTTGCGCAAGATGGTAGAGGCCGTCGGCGTCAACGACCGCCGGCGGTCGGTCTTCCTGCGACAGAACACGCTTCAGCAGCCGGGCGGTTTCGGGATCGCGCCCCATGCCCGGACCCAGCACCAGCACATCGAATTCCGGAATCCGTTCCGACAGGTGCTCGTAATTTTCCGGCGTGAGCGCAACGCCGTCGCCCAGCGGCAGGGTCATGCATTCGGGCAGGCCGCTCTTCACCTCGGTGGCCAGACCGCCGGGGCAGGCGATGGTTACAAGGCCGGCGCCGCCGCGCAACGCGCCGAGTCCGGCCAGGGCGGGCGCGCCGGTGAGGCCGGCAGAGCCGCCGATGATGCAGACCCGGCCGGCAGTGCCCTTGTGCAGGGCCGGATCGGGCGGCGCAACGAGAGTCGCGACGGCGTCAGTAAGCAGGCCGCGATGCACGGGCCGTTCGAACCGCACGGCGCGGGGAATGCCTATGCGCCGCACCTCCAGCCGGCCCACCCAGGGCGCGGCCTCGGGCAGGGCGATGCCGGTCTTGGCCGCCTCCATGGTTACGGTCACGTGCGCCCGGATGGCAACGGGCGAGGGCTTGCCGGTGGTCCCGTCCAGGCCGGAAGGAACGTCGATGGCCAGGATGAAGACGCGGTCGCGCAGTGCGTTCACGGCCTGCACCCAGGCCTGGAAATTGTCGCGAAGCTCGCCGGAAAATCCGGTACCGAGCAGGCCGTCCACCACAATGTCGCAGAATCCGTCCGGGTCGTGCTCGGGCGGCAGCTGGGCCATGGGCCGCAGCCAGTCGACCGCGTCCAGAGAACCGAATGGGACGCCCGCGTTCTGCGCATGGCGCAGGTGCTTTTGCGTTGTGCCCGTGTACTCGTCCGGGCGCCTGGCCGTGAGCACCAGGGGGATGGCGTTTTGGTCCAGCAGATGCCGCGCAAGGGCAATGGCGTCGCCGCCGTTGTTGCCCGGCCCGGCGAGCAGGAGCACGCGTTTGCCGGCCAGACTGTCCGGCGAGCCCAAAGCACCGTCCCGTGGGAAGCGCTCGCGCAGCACATCCAGGGCAACGCGGCTGGCGTTTTCCATGAGCACTTCTTCGAGCAGGCCGAACTCGTCCATTGTCCAGCGGTCCCAGCCCGCCATCTGCTCCGGCGTGGGCAACGGGTTCCAAAGGCGCAGCTGCTCGATCGATTCGACTGGTCCGAGGGGGCGTGATGCATTCATGGCGCTTTCTTTCCGGTGCTTGCTGGTTCGATGCCTCAGCCTTCAAGAACCACCACGGCGGCTGCCACGTCGCGGCCGTGGGTGAGGCTGACATACGAATTTTTTACGCCCATGGCGTGCGCGAGATCAAGCGCAGGGCCGAGAAAGGCGAGCTCCGGTTTGCCGGAGGGCTGTGGCCTGACCTCGATTGTCCGCAGGGACACGCCGCGTCGAAAACCAGTGCCCAAGGCTTTGGAGCCTGCTTCCTTGGCAGCGAACCGCGCGGAAAGATACAGTATCTGAGGACCGTGCTTTTCCGGAAGGTGCTCCAGCTCATACGCTGAGAGCATGCGTTCGGCAAAGCGACGGCCATGCCGGGAGACCGCCCGCTCGATGCGGTCGATCTCCACGACGTCGATTCCAAGACCTAATATCACGGCGTTCTTCAGCTGAATCAGACGGAGAAGTCCGCCACGAGCAGCGCCATGCGGGAGACGGCATCGTGCAGCCCGCAGAAGACGGCCTCGGCGATGATGCTGAAGCCGATGGAATACTCGTTGATGTGCGGGATTTTGGAGAAGCTGATGATATTGTCGTAATCCAGACCATGGCCCAGGTTGATCTTGAGCCCGAGGTCCTGCGCATGGGCGATGCCCACGAATATCTTCTCCAGCTCGCGCTTGCGCTCCTCGTACCCCTCGGCGTCCGCGTAGTGTCCGGTATGTATCTCCACGTACTCCACGCCGATCTCGGCGGCGGCTTCGAGCTGCTCGGCAGCGGCTTCCACGAACAGGCTTACCTTGATGCCGTCGTTCTGTATGGGGGCGACGTATTCCTTGAGCTGCTTCACCCGGCCGGCCACGGCCAGGCCGCCCTCGGTGGTCAGCTCCTTGCGCTTTTCCGGAACCAGGCATACGGAATAGGGCTTCACGCGGCGGGCGATCTTGCGCATTTCGTCCGTGGCCGCCATTTCCAGATGGAAGCGGGTGGTGATGCTTTTGGCGATGCGCTCCACATCTTCATCGTTGATGTGGCGACGGTCTTCGCGAAGATGCGCGATGATGCCGTTTGCGCCGGCGTCCTCGGCCACCAGGGCGGCCTTCACGGGGTCGGGAAAACCTGCCATCCTGGCTTGGCGAAGCGTGGCGACGTGGTCGATATTGACGGCAAGGGTCGGCATTTTTGCTGTGCTCCTCTGTTGTGCAATGTATACGTTTTTTTAGTCTCTTCGCCGCGGCCGCGAAGAATGTCAAGGTCGGAGCCCTTTTCCTCTCCGGTGTGCTTGCCCTCCCGCAATTTTCAGGGCATAGGATCGGAATTTGAGGTTGGGGGGCTGGAAGCAACACAAAGCATCATCCTGGATTATGGATGTGATACCGGAGTAGATTTCATGAATGTCTGTATTGTTGGAACAGGTTACGTTGGCCTTGTAAGCGCGGCTTGCTTTGCCGAGATGGGCAACAACGTGCGTTGCGTCGACGTGAACCCCGAGGTGGTCAAAACCCTGGAGCAGGGCAAAGTCCACATATATGAGCCCGGGCTGGAGGAAATGGTCAAGCGCAACTACGCCGAAGGCCGCCTGACCTTTACGACGAATCTCGCCGAAGCGCTCAAGGACTCCCTGTTCGTCTTCATCACCGTGGGCACGCCCTCGCGACCGGACGGCTCCTGCGACCTGAGCTACGTGCACCAGGTGGCCCGCGAAGTGGGCCAGAACATGGAAGACTTCAAGGTCGTGGTGGACAAGTCCACCGTGCCCGTGGGCACCGCCGACCAGGTCCGCGCGATTATCAGGGAGGAGTTGCAGGCTCGCGGCTCAGAGCTTGAGTTCGACGTGGTCTCCAACCCCGAGTTCCTCAAAGAAGGCGACGCGGTGAGCGACTTCATGAAGCCGGACCGCGTGATCGTGGGTACGGACAACGTGCGCACCGCCGAACTGCTCAAGGTGCTGTACGCCCCGTTCGCCCGCAGCCGCGAAAAGCTCATCGTCATGGGCATCCGCAGCGCGGAGATGACCAAATACGCGGCCAACTGCATGCTCGCCACCAAGATCTCATTCATCAACGAGATCGCGAACATATGCGAGCGCGTGGGCGCCGACGTGCGAGACGTGCGCATGGGCATCGGCTCGGACCACCGCATCGGCTACAATTTCATTTACCCCGGCGTGGGCTACGGCGGCTCCTGCTTTCCCAAGGACGTCAAGGCGCTTATCAACACCGCGCGGGAAAACGAATATCCGCCCCAGCTGCTGACCGCCGTGGATGAGGTGAACGACCGCCAGAAGCAGGTTCTCGCGCAGAAGATTCTCGACTATTTCGAGCCCCAGGGCGGCGTTGCCGGAAAAACCCTGGCTCTGTGGGGGCTGGCGTTCAAGGCAAACACCGACGATATCCGCGAGGCCGCATCGCTCAAGATCGTGGAAACGCTGCTGGACAAAGGCATGCGCATCCGCGCTTTCGATCCCGTGGCAGGCGAGAACGTTCGGAAGCTGTTCGACGGAGACGATCGCGTGGAGATCGTGGACGAGCAGTACTCAGCCCTGGAGGATGCGGACGCCCTGGCCGTGGTCACGGAGTGGAACCAGTTCCGCAATCCGGACTTCGCGCGCATCAAGAAGATGCTCAAGGCCCCGCTTCTTTTCGACGGCCGCAACCTCTACGCGCCGAACATCATGGGCGAACTCGGTTTCGCCTACTTCTGCATCGGGCGACGCAGCGAACGCTGATAGAGGCGTTCTCCGCACTTCAATAGAGAAAAGCCCCCGCCAGCCGGGGGCTTTGTCGTTGGTTGTTCGATTGCGGACGCGGCCCGCACCACCGGATTACTTGTTCGGAACGACGGCTCCGAAGCTGCGCATGCATGTGCGCACATGCAGTTCGAGAAGGATGATGCGTTCGTAGTCCACGGTGGTCGCCGTTTCCGGACTGAACTCCTCATCGAGAAAGCGTTCCAGATATTGCGTCTCTTCCCAGAAATCGAGCAATTCGTCGTCGGAAAGGGACTTGATCTGGTCGGCGATGGAAAGGTCCTCGGAATCGAGGTGGAATTTGCCCATGCTGCTGTTACTCCTTTGCGTGGGTATTGCATCAGGGTACCCGATGGCGGTGCGTATGACAACAGTGGCGGCCCTCTTTCCGATTCCGGGGGCTGACCAATTGATTTCGTGAACGAATCAGCGGTTTTCACGATTGCCACGGGCACGCAGAAAGGCTATGTTGCCACTGTTCGGATCGATCCTTCCGTATGGGCTGATCCGCACAGCATCGAGTCCAGCACGCGGTGGGCCATGACGTATCGAAAAAAATGGCCGGCGCACGCAGCGGCGCCCCGCGACTTTTATGAAGAACGTGGCTCCAAAAGGGGGTTCGTGAATGGCGGAAGAAACTCAGAAGCGGCAAGACGCGGAGCTGATTCAGCTCGTCACTTTCTCCATTGGTGAGGAGGAATTCGGAGTCGACATCCTCAAGGTTCAGGAGATCATCCGCACCATGGAGATCACCAAGGTGCCGCGCGCCCCGCATTTCGTGGAGGGCGTCATCAACCTGCGCGGC
This genomic window contains:
- a CDS encoding PAS domain S-box protein, whose protein sequence is MAASKDGGVEATAPEKEDAKSAHAANAGANQATASSDSTSGASAFHVVGLGASAGGFEALELFFRNVPEDSGAAYVVVQHLAPDHRSLMVELLSKHTAVPVVQAEDGMPVEPNMVYLIPPRKLMTIFNGRLSLFEKDPDRFPNYPIDIFFNSLAESVGQNAVAIVLSGTGSDGTRGVRAVKEHGGIVMVQDVHSAKFDGMPSNALATGLADYVLTPDAMPRELVKYASHPRAMTRTGAAPALKEEDGRLDKIYQMLLARHGVDFSLYKQNTLMRRIERRLAVTQITKLEGYIDYLSRNPAEQEQLFKEFLICVTRFFRDQEAYEIIRERVVPEIFRQKGPEEKIRVWVAGCATGEEAYSLAMLFMEYKNTHDRRNEVKIFATDVDSDSLEFASAAMYPESIAADLTREQLQRYFIRKGDRCQVVNPLREMVIFAKHNVFRDPPFNKIDLVACRNLLIYLQLPLQKRVFQHFNFGLNQNGFLFLGSSETIGTFTNLFSTYDARWKIYRSRGKQVPLPSESFAVSTVRHKPSKPETVFETFVTDVQDDQRKTLASIYEKLFEEYVPACCVVNEQLELVHLSGDVSDYLSLKPGDINLKITTLARKELAVSLETGLNKALRERTRVRYDKIRTGDDDARSWITLIIKPFMDEKSRQQMLLVVFERHEKQESGGVRASQDDEACSSSRFQDLEHELNFTKENLQAVIEELETTNEELQATNEELLSSNEELQSSNEELQSVNEELVTVNSEYQSKIHELTVLNNDMDNLLASTDIGTVFLDDNLTIRKFTPAASGTMNLLESDIGRPLAHLAHNFEYDTLLQDCRRVLSTRRPQEREVQQKNGDWYLLRIRPYRDETEAVSGVVLSFVDITALKKNSMELAKLSKAVELSPSIIAITDSKGVIEYVNQRFQEVSGYSRDEVMGKTHRLLKSGEMDDESYAAMWRSLEAGESWEGIFLNKRKDGRNYYEHANIVPVEDDDGTAIHYLKVAEDITERKKAQDMLEYSRRRMLDILENTTDSFFEVDGLWRFTFVNEKALATFGKSRRELLGRSVWAAFPELLGTIVQKRLEHALEAIGGVTFEAYIPEWCKWLEFHAFSHSRKGLLDQFGEELYPERLSVYFRDITRFKDSRQTLERSEERFRTTVQHAPVGMVQVDAGGHFLLINEQFCELTGFTSEELERLTFQDLTVPDDLGESVTLFRNLLAGKQDSYSLRKRYQRKDGDVVWVQISASAVRDSQGEFLYAIGVVDKIDCEPMESGSRQT
- a CDS encoding ATP-binding protein, producing the protein MSSKPRRRDQHGGKDSRFEELRQKAEALVDGRATPIHADSIDDVKELLHQLTVYQIELELQNEELVSAQSRLEGSRNKYIKLFDFAPTAYFTIDEDGLIRESNLAGSQLLAVDRSILANKPFIAYLHTDSQNTFYKHRQSVLREGMQQTCLLTIRPRTGGERIVRMHSVLVEELVAEDERDRDLDPASGEKVTSAGYILAAAEDITDLKRTEELLHQAKHASEKANEAKSEFMARMSHELRTPLNGILGLTQLVIESALDAEQQSNLSMVRESAQELLSIVNDILDVSKVEMGVLSLKSCEFSLRRVVRDCASAFENSAKVKGIYCTTKIDPEIEDAYIGDPLRIKQVLTNLISNAVKFTPKGGVEVTVSQDVQQAVAGRHHLRFEVRDTGIGIPEDLIDQIFERFYQVDGSFTRSFEGTGLGLAIAKSLVEMMEGVIQVRSAPGKGSVFTFILPLAPALAERPASTIPATTEDAMVDEQPAEPEQTPVPPVSVCEPVPGRRNRPVLPPLSVLLAEDNAVNQAFAQLILRREGHEVVTVSNGEEALEALARQSFDVVLMDVRMPGMDGVEATRRIRAGESYVLDAEIPIVAMTAHSSIEDRERFLKAGMDCYVSKPMNWEQILEAMAEALDVRGRTPGHDSA
- a CDS encoding aspartate kinase yields the protein MRILVQKFGGTSVADLTCMRQVQSKVEKALAEGYKVVCVLSAMAGETNRLLTMAREWSSRPDPSEQDVLVATGEQVSVALFSMLLKDAGWNARSILGFQMPMRTDNDFGKARIMAIDAEQLKKQMEVHDVLVAAGFQGCDDCQRITTLGRGGSDTSAVALAAALNAERCEIYTDVDGVYTTDPNLCSRARKLDRIAYDEMLEMASMGAKVLQIRSVEFAKKYNVPVLVRSTFSDASGTLVTKEDPSMEQVKVSGIAYDKDQARVTLREVPDRPGVAAAIFVPLADAGILVDMIIQNVSLQGRTDMTFTVSRSDLERTLELLEKVAEDIGATEVMHDLGVCKVSVIGVGMRNHSGVAGTAFRALTSENINIMMISTSEIKISCVIEEKYLELAVRTLHDAFGLDQNPGI
- the tsaE gene encoding tRNA (adenosine(37)-N6)-threonylcarbamoyltransferase complex ATPase subunit type 1 TsaE yields the protein MESEHSQEQTTLLLADEEATVALGRTLGLAWRRQWERGTPSCRTLLLTGPLGAGKTTLVRGLVQALPGGGDAEVSSPSFTLANHYPTAPEVAHADLYRLAGGAADWEILDLLDEHPGIVVMEWSELVPESELPEHWLLITLQPAEDSCEAGRVACIAASTPACAQLLDSLPHCS
- a CDS encoding CBS domain-containing protein, whose product is MLKAKDIMTTDVVTVKPESDTVEAVRIMLDKHFNGLPVVDDAGQLQGIICQSDLVTKQKQIRLPSFFTVLDSMIPLSDPSSLERELEKMASSTVDGVMTRKVVTVTPDTSIDQVASLMVDKKLHTIPVVDGGALVGVIGKADVLRTLMDRIDAKS